aaagttttacaaataccttttttacaggtgcgctggaaaatggattggcgcacacccaaaacccaagcttacactaccgcaagccatttttcagcacaccttagtaaaaggaccccttaaccctccattacctcaggtataaaaaccaagattgtgaatCCTCtgggacagagatagtacctgcttataactggattgtaagcctcattgaacctgaactctgggataatgcaggatacaaatgtcataataaataaataacttaactAGGGCATAAATACAAAGGGGTGTAAACGTGGCTGGAGCATGGGTGTGATATGTGGAATGGTCCCAgtaacacatgtaacttatatgtgtccctgtccctatcctgtGGAATGACCTACCACCTTTGTTTTTCACGGAACAATTGTATCAAAAGTTTAGAGCCCTGTTAAAGACTGGTGCAGTAAGCCTCAGGAAGTGTGAAAACAATCTCTCTGTCTATTTACGATCCTGTTCCTTCTCTTTCTGCTTTTCTATTTATATTTGCAGTTCTTTTCTACTACATTGTTTCTCaggttttgtaaactgctttgcttgtCATGGCAgcagggtggtatatcaagcacctAATAAACATTTAGGCGATTgcacttatgccaggtctatgttTGATGTAACTGCAGATGCATAAAGGTTAGGCATGCAGACAcaaggttatgctagtattttgtaatgGAAACTGGGCACCCAGGTCCCATTATAGAATTAGGCTCCCTCCATGTTTCCTTAGGGATCCTGAACAGAGTTGCCCAATTGTCAAACTATCAtctaagggaccttttactaaactgcattaagcacttagggctccttttacaaagcggcagtaagaccaatgtgggcttactactcgctaaaaaggaagtaccactgggctattgCAGCAATTCCCAGTGCgccgtcatatccggcactaTTTTTGTAGCCCTAAGTGCTTACATAtgtatttctttttgtagcaccagtgtgtacccggcggtaatcaggcagtgccgcacgctgcccggttaccgctgggttggcactggagcccttactgccaacctcccacccacacacacacagaaatggcttcacttgctgcacggccatttcttaaaaaaaagaaagacttaacttttacccgctgaggtaaaagggggcctcggtgagcgtcaaaaacatgggctgatgtcagcacaggcccccttttgctgcagcttggtaaaaggggcccttaatgcgcaggacgtcagactcagaaacagaatgaagccttgcgccagaagaagaggacctcggctggcgggggttggggctccccaccagcaaaggtaggtgacagcagcggcaggggagggttggcggcgggaggggggtcgagagggtcggcggcagggggggtcaatggtggcggtggtggcggtggtggcggcgggggggtcagcaatggtgggaggtcggcggcgctgggggggctaaaatgtgccccctcacctcgggctctggacccccctcccgccgaagtctggctatgtcaCTGCTCGGCACTAAGCTCTATTCTACAAAGAGTACCTAACtgaacgccatttatagaataggctaagcactatttttttaaGCACCGTTTTGTTAGTTACCATTTATTAAATTTAGTTATTAATGCACACAAACACTCAAAGCAGCTTCCTAGACCTCCAAGAGTGCCAGAATTTAAATAGAGATAAAGTACACCATTTAGATGCAAATACTCATGACACCAGGTCCTAGTTCCATTTGCAACTGAACTTGAAATATAAAAGGAGAACATAGGAAAAATCATTACTGATATGAAATTGTCATGTACAAATGTGACATTAGTTTTACAAAGTGTGCTATTGGCCCTTTACATACTGCATTAATGTGCATGTGAAACTTATGGATAAGCAAAATGTTATTGAATAAACTCTTCAATGGATTTAAATGAATTATTTTAATAAGAAATGTCTTTTTTGAAAGATTTAAAGTATagtcaaaagttttttttaatctcacaTATAGGGCCTTTATGCTGTGGGAAACTTTCAGCCAAGTGAAGAGAATATGCCATATCAAAATCAGCACAGAGAACCATTAAGGTCCTTAACAGATCTCAGTCAAGAAACCAGCAGAGCTTTACCTGGCAAAAATGGCAGCAGTAGCGATGGGATCTCTTCTCATCATTCAGAAGGTATTCTGAACAGGAACCACAGAGAAACTGGCTCACTCACAAATATCAAGAGAGCAAGCGCTGATGTTGAGATCATAACTCCTCGGAGTCCCATGGGAAAGGAAAACATGGTCACATTCAGTAACACTTTACCTAGGGTGAACACCCCTTCAATGGATGAGTCAGCACGAAGAAATGCAAGCATCCATGCTTCTATGGATTCTGCACGTTCTAAGCAGCTTCTTTCTCAATGGAAGAATAAGCATGAAAGCCGAAAGTTGTCTTTGCAGGTCATTGAAACTGAATCTGGCCTTTCACCTCAGAGAGTCATGGAAATGAGATCTAGCTCTGAACCGGTTAGAGTGGGTGTAAATGGAGAACACCATGGTCCAGGTAATCCATATTTAAAACTCCAAGCTGGCAGTATACCTGGGTGCAACAATAGTGGCATGTCTGGAGGACCTCGAGTCTCTATTCCTTCTCGTCCTGGATCTTCACAACTAGTGCATATTCCTGAAGAAACACATGAAAACATCAACACATCGCCTAAACCTAGTTCTGCTAGATCCAAATGGCTCAAAGTGGCTGAGAAAAGTGTAGCTTGTAGAAGTAACAGTCAGCCAAGAATTATGCAAGTCATAGCCATGTCAAAGCAACAAGGAATGCTACAGAGCAGCCCTAAGAATTCAGAAAGCAGTACGGTCACATGTACAGGAGCCATCAGGTATAAAGCTCTAACAGAGCATGAACCAGCTAATATCGTGAGAGTTGAAGCTCACCCAGAAAATAACCGACCTATAATTCAGATGTCAGGTGAAGGTGAAGGAAGTGGATCATGGAAATGGAAAGCCCCTGAGAAAGGTAGCCTGCGCCATACATATGAGTTGAATGATCTCAACAGAGACTCTGAGAGCTGTGAATCTCTAAAAGACAGTTTTGGATCTACTGACAGGAAAAGAAGCAACATTGATAACGACCACCACCATCATGGTGGCATCACTACAATTAGGGTCACCCCAGTTGAGGGAAGTGAAATTGGTTCTGAGACTGTCTCAATCTCTTCTAGCCGTGATTCAACTCTTAGAAGAAAGGGAAACATTATTTTAATCCCTGAAAGAGGAAACAGCCCAGAAAATACCAGAAATATCTTCTACAAAGGAACATCTCCCACGAGAGTTTACAAAGAATGAACAAAGAGGCCTGGTTTCACCTTAGCTGAATTTAGTCTTCTGTGGCCAAGCGTGTGCTTCATTTTAGAGCCAGTGGAGAACAAATTTACAATGCGTGAAATTACTGAAGGCCAGACAAATTGCAGATAAAGGTTGCATGGATGAGCTTGTGGAtttgaagaaaggagaaaaataagcacaatgcAAGGGCCTGATAATGTGATGCATCAGAAAATTCCTAATCCATTTCTTCAGATTAGTGACATTTTTGAAGTGTGATATCAATCAAAATGATAACTCTTGAGCAGACAATTTATTTCCTCGATGTGCCAACTCATGATTTCTTTATTCCATTTGGTTAAAAATCTGCAAAATTCCTGAACCTCCTTAAAAATCTGAATATTTGGAAATTTTCAGTTCATGACACTTTTTTTATGGTACAAATAAAGACAGTCCATTTGGCTTGGGAACTATTCGGCAATATTCCTggtgcatgattttttttttaagacctcTGAATTTTGCAGAATGAAGTCTTTTATAATTAAGTggagataatttcattttttacagtaGGTCTGTAATTATACTGATGTTTGCAGGTTTTGCaccaaaaaactttttaaaaaacttaaaaataatGGTGCTTATTATAATACCTACAATCTACATGTTCATTCAAATCTACAAACGCACCTCTGTCATTCTGTAGAGAGTAAAGTTGCTTAGATCACATTTTTTATGATGGTTGCATTCCATTAGAAATAGGAAATATTTACACTTTTATTAGATCATAGTGAGCCTGTCCCATTTGAAAGATGGCACGTTTTGCATAGTTCTTTGAAATCCTATTTACTGCAACTAAAGTCTGTGGGTGCTACTCAGAATTGAGTAGTTGTCTCTTGTTGACTGGTTTTGCTGCTACTGTTCAACATTTACTTAGTGCAGATAAGACTAAAATTGTTTCCAAGTAGGTGAACTTGTGGAAATAGTTTATACAGTTTTTAAGAGTCTTTTAAAATACTAAACAGTGGTTCATGTTGCAAATCTATCCCAAATggctcctttatcattttttgtattttaatttttttttcacagaactAATAGCAGTTGCACGCATGAGGTACACTGATAAGAAAATACTATACCAAAATAGACTATGAACACAGGGGCTGTTTAACTAAGGCGTGCtttaaagtggcctgcgctggtgtaggcgcgtgttttggacacgcacagtcaatttttcagcatgcctggaaaaaaaagactttttttgtgactgaaaatggacatgtggcaagatTAATgccagcatgcgtccattttcgtCCTGAGACCattccgccacccattgacttagcagtaaggtttcatgagctaaccgggcagtaagcgaCCAGCATGCGTAAACTGCtgattagaaaatagaaaatattttctaccgtgtgttttatGCACGTATCAAAAGTGGAATTACTGCCccgggcatgtggtagccgggcagtagttccaatttggcgcatgttggatgtgcgtaggtgcctacgcaccttagtaaaagggccacaaagtTAGCTGATCTAGTGATGTTTCACAGATAGAAATTTGCCACCCCAGTGACTCACaatagggccgctgagagactaggccgtGCCCGGCGCAAGGCCGCccctcctcaaccccccccccccccccgctgctgcccccgtcgctccccctgccactgctgcccccatcgctccccccgctactgcagtctgcggtctcacctgcctgcctccatggctccgggcccccttcattcaaagcggcagtcgcagatggcgtctcttctggccttccctccctgtgtcccgccctcatctgatgtaacttccagttttcacgagagcaggacacagggagggaaagccagaagacacgcgatctgcgactgccgctttgaatgcagggggcctggagccgtggaggcaggcaggtgagatctggaactgcagcgccggcggcctgaccccggcaccgggccccccttggaggcccgggctcggggaattttgcccccccccccccgccctccctctcggcggccctgactcaCAAAGGCTCTTGGTTTATTGCATAAACCTTAGGTTACCTTAGGCTATGCatattggggctcttttactaaggtacgtaggTGCCCATACGTGTCCAACAcgcaccaaattggaactaccgcccagctaccgcatgcctcgggtggtaattctatttttgacatgCACCCAAaaaacatggtagaaaatattttctcactacctctccaccctcatctccccctatgttcccgcccataacctccgctcacaggacaaagcccttctctcagtacccttctccaccactgccaactccaggctccgctcattctaccttgcctcaccctatgcctgaaacaatcttcctttacccatacgccatgccccctccctacccatcttcaaatctctgcttaaaactcacctcttcaatgctgccttcggcgcctaaccgcttgagaaatatagaatgccccaatctatccaccctatcagattaactgttcactcgtcctctagattgtacacttctctttagattgttctcttgtcttttagattgtaagctctttgagcagggactgtcctatgtttaaattgtacagcgctgcgtaaccctagtagtgctttagaaatgttagtagttagttagttattttctaccgtgtggcactcAGCTGGCAATAATCGGCACTTTACGCACGCTGGCTGCTTATCGCACatttagcgcgtgagaccttatcgctaagtcaatgggtggtggtaaggtctcaagctgaaaatagacacgcgctggttttaattttgccacacgtccattttcggccacaaaaaaaaaaaagccttttttccagatgtgctgaaaatttgacttgcgcgtgtccaaaacacaagcctagaccagcgcaggccacttttaggcacgctttagtaaaagggccccattatgaTTTAAATTCAAAACATTGTGTTATCCTAAACTCAACGTCATTTTTACTTAAATAGGTGATTAGGTttgagtggtgctgttttcttaaTGACAATCTG
This is a stretch of genomic DNA from Microcaecilia unicolor chromosome 6, aMicUni1.1, whole genome shotgun sequence. It encodes these proteins:
- the PLPPR4 gene encoding phospholipid phosphatase-related protein type 4 isoform X1, with product MSALDRQKHRVTKDSVTLLPCFYFVELPILASSVVSLYFLELTDIFKPVHSGFSCYDRSLSMPYIDPTQESIPFLMLLSLAFAGPAATIMVGEGVLYCCLSKRRNGMGAEANINAGGCNFNSFLRRAVRFIGVHMFGLCSTALITDIIQLSTGYQAPYFLTVCKPNYTSLNVSCKENSYVLEDICSGSDPAVINAGRKSFPSQHATLAAFAAVYISMYFNATLTDSSKLLKPLLVFAFIICGIICGLTRITQYKNHPIDVYCGFLLGGGIAVYLGLYAVGNFQPSEENMPYQNQHREPLRSLTDLSQETSRALPGKNGSSSDGISSHHSEGILNRNHRETGSLTNIKRASADVEIITPRSPMGKENMVTFSNTLPRVNTPSMDESARRNASIHASMDSARSKQLLSQWKNKHESRKLSLQVIETESGLSPQRVMEMRSSSEPVRVGVNGEHHGPGNPYLKLQAGSIPGCNNSGMSGGPRVSIPSRPGSSQLVHIPEETHENINTSPKPSSARSKWLKVAEKSVACRSNSQPRIMQVIAMSKQQGMLQSSPKNSESSTVTCTGAIRYKALTEHEPANIVRVEAHPENNRPIIQMSGEGEGSGSWKWKAPEKGSLRHTYELNDLNRDSESCESLKDSFGSTDRKRSNIDNDHHHHGGITTIRVTPVEGSEIGSETVSISSSRDSTLRRKGNIILIPERGNSPENTRNIFYKGTSPTRVYKE
- the PLPPR4 gene encoding phospholipid phosphatase-related protein type 4 isoform X2; its protein translation is MSALDRQKHRVTKDSVTLLPCFYFVELPILASSVVSLYFLELTDIFKPVHSGFSCYDRSLSMPYIDPTQESIPFLMLLSLAFAGPAATIMVGEGVLYCCLSKRRNGMGAEANINAGGCNFNSFLRRAVRFIGVHMFGLCSTALITDIIQLSTGYQAPYFLTVCKPNYTSLNVSCKENSYVLEDICSGSDPAVINAGRKSFPSQHATLAAFAAVYISGLYAVGNFQPSEENMPYQNQHREPLRSLTDLSQETSRALPGKNGSSSDGISSHHSEGILNRNHRETGSLTNIKRASADVEIITPRSPMGKENMVTFSNTLPRVNTPSMDESARRNASIHASMDSARSKQLLSQWKNKHESRKLSLQVIETESGLSPQRVMEMRSSSEPVRVGVNGEHHGPGNPYLKLQAGSIPGCNNSGMSGGPRVSIPSRPGSSQLVHIPEETHENINTSPKPSSARSKWLKVAEKSVACRSNSQPRIMQVIAMSKQQGMLQSSPKNSESSTVTCTGAIRYKALTEHEPANIVRVEAHPENNRPIIQMSGEGEGSGSWKWKAPEKGSLRHTYELNDLNRDSESCESLKDSFGSTDRKRSNIDNDHHHHGGITTIRVTPVEGSEIGSETVSISSSRDSTLRRKGNIILIPERGNSPENTRNIFYKGTSPTRVYKE